One Marinibacterium anthonyi genomic region harbors:
- a CDS encoding putative thiol oxidoreductase — translation MKSCVAVNHLLLTTFLCALAVPALARDELQDLHIAIVPRTAAEQERIDAVIRPTTDFSAPEVYENKPGGAASVRRRDTADAFSQPSGNMAFERELDFKVGNGLFKKLWVSAPSSTLASDGLGPLYNARSCQRCHLKDGRGHPPESVDDSAVSMLVRLSVPDDGTAHVPAIEGYLADLPDPVYGGQLQDFAIAGHPAEARVQITYDEEVIALSDGDTATLRRPTLTLADPGYGPMRDDLMVSARVAPQMIGLGLLDAIPAADILALADPDDADGDGISGRPNIVWSAEYDRPMLGRFGAKAGQPSIHEQSAAAFAGDIGISTTLHPAGYGDCTASQPDCMAAPDGNSPESQGVEIGTEGLDLVTFYSRNLAVPERADVDDAQVLHGKQVFYDTGCTSCHTPKFVTHRLQDQPEQSFQLIWPYTDMLLHDMGPGLADNRPEARATGSEWRTAPLWGVGMTETVAGHTYFLHDGRARSLLEAILWHGGEAEPAREAVIAMPKPDRDALIRFLESL, via the coding sequence ATGAAAAGCTGTGTAGCCGTGAATCACCTTCTGTTGACCACCTTCCTGTGCGCCCTGGCCGTCCCGGCCCTTGCCCGTGATGAGCTGCAGGATCTGCACATCGCCATCGTGCCCCGCACGGCGGCCGAGCAGGAGCGGATTGATGCCGTGATCCGGCCCACCACCGATTTTTCGGCGCCCGAGGTCTATGAAAACAAGCCGGGCGGCGCCGCGTCCGTGCGCCGGCGCGACACGGCGGATGCGTTCAGCCAGCCATCCGGCAACATGGCCTTCGAACGGGAACTGGACTTCAAGGTCGGCAACGGTCTGTTCAAGAAGCTCTGGGTGTCGGCCCCCTCCTCGACCCTGGCCTCCGACGGGCTCGGCCCGCTGTACAACGCCCGGTCCTGTCAGCGCTGCCACCTCAAGGACGGGCGCGGCCACCCGCCCGAATCCGTCGACGATTCGGCCGTCTCCATGCTGGTGCGCCTATCCGTCCCCGATGACGGCACCGCCCATGTCCCCGCGATCGAAGGTTACCTTGCCGATCTGCCCGACCCGGTCTACGGCGGCCAGCTGCAGGATTTCGCCATCGCCGGCCACCCCGCCGAGGCCCGTGTCCAGATCACCTATGACGAAGAGGTCATCGCCCTGTCGGATGGCGACACCGCCACCCTGCGCCGCCCCACCCTGACATTGGCCGATCCCGGTTACGGCCCGATGCGCGACGACCTGATGGTCAGCGCCCGCGTCGCGCCCCAGATGATCGGGCTGGGGCTGCTGGACGCGATCCCCGCCGCCGACATCCTGGCGCTGGCCGATCCCGACGACGCGGACGGCGACGGCATTTCGGGGCGGCCCAACATCGTCTGGTCCGCCGAATACGACCGCCCCATGCTGGGCCGTTTCGGGGCCAAGGCCGGCCAGCCGTCGATCCACGAACAATCCGCCGCCGCCTTTGCCGGCGACATCGGTATTTCCACGACGCTGCATCCGGCGGGCTACGGCGACTGCACCGCCTCGCAGCCCGATTGCATGGCCGCCCCCGACGGCAACAGCCCCGAAAGCCAGGGCGTGGAAATCGGCACCGAAGGCCTCGACCTCGTGACCTTTTATTCCCGCAACCTCGCCGTGCCCGAACGCGCCGACGTGGACGACGCGCAAGTGCTGCACGGCAAGCAGGTGTTCTACGACACCGGCTGCACGTCCTGCCACACGCCGAAATTCGTCACCCACCGCCTGCAAGACCAGCCCGAACAAAGCTTTCAGCTGATCTGGCCCTATACCGACATGCTGCTGCACGACATGGGCCCCGGCCTGGCCGACAACCGCCCCGAAGCCCGCGCGACGGGCAGCGAATGGCGCACCGCACCGCTGTGGGGCGTGGGCATGACGGAAACGGTGGCGGGACATACCTATTTCCTGCATGACGGTCGCGCGCGGTCCCTGCTCGAGGCGATCCTGTGGCACGGGGGCGAGGCCGAGCCCGCCCGCGAGGCCGTCATCGCCATGCCCAAGCCCGACCGCGACGCCCTGATCCGGTTTCTGGAGAGCCTATGA
- the ssuC_3 gene encoding Putative aliphatic sulfonates transport permease protein SsuC → MPADLKAAAWPLLSLLLLAAVWTTLAAILDTNTLPGPVAVWHAFLREWRLGYMADMAATLARVAAAFLAAMLIGSAIGIWLGTTPRADRLFWSWVIFFLNVPALVTIVLCYVWFGLTETAAILAVALNKIPNVASTLREGARSLSTDLTEMAQLYRLSPLARLRHVILPQLAPFFAAAARNGLALVWKIVLVVELLGRPNGVGFEIHTQFQLFDVAGIFAYALGFIAIVQAIEWLILAPWERATRRWRR, encoded by the coding sequence ATGCCGGCTGACCTCAAGGCGGCCGCCTGGCCCCTGCTATCCCTGCTGCTGCTGGCGGCAGTCTGGACCACCCTGGCCGCCATCCTCGACACCAATACCCTGCCCGGCCCCGTCGCCGTCTGGCACGCCTTCCTGCGCGAATGGCGCCTGGGCTACATGGCCGACATGGCCGCAACCCTCGCCCGCGTCGCCGCCGCCTTCCTGGCCGCCATGCTCATCGGATCGGCCATCGGCATCTGGCTGGGCACCACGCCGCGCGCCGACCGGCTGTTCTGGTCCTGGGTGATCTTCTTCCTCAACGTCCCCGCGCTGGTCACCATCGTGCTTTGCTACGTCTGGTTCGGCCTGACGGAAACCGCCGCCATCCTGGCCGTGGCGCTCAACAAGATCCCCAATGTCGCCTCGACCCTGCGCGAAGGCGCCCGCTCCCTGTCCACCGACCTCACCGAAATGGCGCAGCTCTACCGCCTGTCCCCGCTCGCCCGCCTGCGCCACGTCATCCTGCCCCAGCTCGCCCCGTTCTTCGCCGCCGCCGCCCGCAACGGGCTGGCGCTGGTGTGGAAGATCGTGCTGGTGGTCGAACTGCTGGGCCGCCCCAATGGTGTGGGCTTCGAAATCCACACCCAGTTCCAGCTTTTCGATGTGGCCGGCATCTTCGCCTATGCGCTTGGCTTCATCGCCATCGTCCAGGCCATCGAATGGCTGATCCTCGCCCCGTGGGAACGCGCCACGCGCCGCTGGCGCCGATGA
- a CDS encoding hypothetical protein (DPS protein-like) yields the protein MTETAAALSPDAKTQIVEALTQSVAETAVTTMLAQNFHWNVTGMAFGPLHALFQQIYEDHFTAQDDLAERVKALNAHAEGTLAGMLKRSKVSEFEGKASAKEMIEMMLAAQETLAATVAGAGELAAEHGDTLTEDLCIARGQTHEKFAWFLRAHLE from the coding sequence ATGACCGAGACAGCCGCCGCCCTTTCGCCCGATGCGAAGACCCAGATCGTCGAAGCCCTGACCCAGTCGGTTGCGGAAACCGCCGTGACCACGATGCTGGCGCAGAACTTTCACTGGAACGTCACCGGCATGGCATTCGGCCCGCTGCACGCGCTGTTCCAGCAGATCTACGAAGACCATTTCACCGCCCAGGACGACCTGGCCGAGCGTGTGAAGGCGCTGAACGCCCATGCCGAAGGCACCCTGGCGGGCATGCTGAAGCGGTCGAAAGTGTCCGAGTTCGAGGGCAAGGCCAGCGCCAAGGAAATGATCGAGATGATGCTTGCCGCCCAGGAAACGCTGGCCGCCACCGTGGCCGGCGCCGGTGAGCTGGCGGCCGAGCATGGCGATACCCTGACCGAGGATCTCTGCATCGCCCGCGGGCAGACGCACGAGAAATTCGCCTGGTTCCTGCGCGCTCACCTGGAGTGA
- the ybhR gene encoding Inner membrane transport permease YbhR, producing MTGWWICARGIFWREMLRFFQQKERFFAALVRPLVWLFIFAAGFRAVLGLSITPPYVTYVHYEVYVVPGLCGMIQLFNGMQSSLSMVYDRETGAMRTLLVSPYPRWFLLTAKLFASVLVSLLQVYTFLLIARIWGVDPPWLGYLAAIPALILSGLVLGAIGLFISSAVKQLENFAGVMNFVIFPMFFASSALYPLWRVREGSVLLYQIGQANPFTHCVELIRFALYLQVNWLALGVVIASGALFLGAGLWAYNPSRGLMSRRG from the coding sequence ATGACCGGCTGGTGGATCTGCGCGCGCGGCATCTTCTGGCGCGAGATGCTGCGGTTCTTCCAGCAGAAGGAACGGTTTTTCGCCGCCCTCGTGCGTCCGCTGGTCTGGCTGTTCATCTTCGCCGCCGGCTTTCGCGCGGTGCTGGGCCTGTCGATCACGCCGCCCTATGTCACCTACGTGCATTACGAGGTCTACGTGGTGCCGGGCCTGTGCGGCATGATCCAGCTGTTCAACGGGATGCAATCGTCGCTGTCGATGGTCTATGACCGGGAAACCGGCGCCATGCGCACCCTGCTGGTCAGCCCCTATCCCCGCTGGTTCCTGCTGACGGCCAAGCTGTTCGCATCCGTGCTGGTGTCGCTGCTGCAGGTCTACACCTTCCTGCTGATCGCCCGGATCTGGGGCGTGGACCCGCCCTGGCTGGGCTATCTGGCCGCGATCCCGGCGCTGATCCTGTCGGGGCTGGTGCTGGGCGCGATCGGGCTGTTCATCTCGTCCGCCGTGAAACAATTGGAGAATTTCGCCGGGGTGATGAACTTTGTCATCTTCCCGATGTTCTTCGCCTCCTCGGCGCTGTACCCGCTGTGGCGGGTGCGCGAAGGGTCGGTGCTGCTGTACCAGATCGGCCAGGCGAACCCGTTCACCCATTGCGTCGAACTGATCCGCTTCGCGCTGTACCTGCAGGTGAACTGGCTGGCGCTTGGCGTGGTGATCGCCTCGGGCGCGCTGTTCCTGGGCGCGGGGCTTTGGGCCTACAACCCGTCGCGTGGCCTGATGAGCCGGCGCGGATGA
- a CDS encoding ABC-type taurine transport system, periplasmic component: MKRLLLCALALLAAPAWADDLPTLKIAVLKFGTVNWLMETITANGYDTANGFHLETVPLAGGAATSVAFQSGDVDMIVDDWIWALYQRDHGVPIEFVPYSNTLGALMARPEIETICDLKGKKVGVVGGETDKSWLILQALATKRCGFDITQQATILFGAPPLMSQQLETGAVDAVSTYWHFAAKLQAIGMSRIMGVDDAMTALGIAPTPPMIGFVWNADQTDAKLISAMIRAAEAGRETLSDDAAWDAIRPMMRVDTDAEFNALRTAFQTGRPGPLTDADTRAARALYDLLTRLGGEGFKAQAGPFLPEIFNDPTAADPNAG; encoded by the coding sequence ATGAAACGCCTTCTGCTCTGCGCCCTCGCCCTGCTGGCCGCTCCGGCCTGGGCGGACGACCTGCCCACGCTGAAGATCGCCGTGCTGAAATTCGGCACCGTCAACTGGCTGATGGAAACGATCACCGCCAATGGCTACGACACCGCCAACGGCTTTCACCTTGAAACCGTGCCGCTGGCCGGGGGCGCGGCCACCTCCGTCGCCTTCCAGTCCGGCGACGTCGACATGATCGTGGATGACTGGATCTGGGCGCTGTATCAACGCGACCACGGCGTCCCGATCGAATTCGTCCCCTATTCCAATACCTTGGGCGCCCTCATGGCCCGCCCCGAGATCGAGACGATCTGCGACCTCAAGGGCAAGAAGGTCGGTGTCGTGGGCGGCGAGACCGACAAGAGCTGGCTGATCCTGCAGGCGCTGGCCACGAAGCGATGCGGCTTCGACATCACGCAACAGGCGACGATCCTGTTCGGCGCGCCCCCCCTGATGTCGCAGCAACTGGAAACCGGCGCGGTGGATGCCGTGTCCACCTACTGGCACTTCGCGGCCAAGCTGCAGGCCATCGGCATGTCCCGGATCATGGGCGTGGACGACGCGATGACCGCGCTTGGCATCGCCCCCACCCCGCCGATGATCGGCTTCGTCTGGAACGCCGACCAGACCGACGCCAAGCTCATCTCGGCCATGATCCGCGCCGCCGAAGCGGGGCGCGAAACGCTCTCCGACGATGCCGCCTGGGACGCCATCCGCCCGATGATGCGCGTCGATACGGACGCCGAATTCAACGCCCTGCGCACCGCCTTCCAGACCGGCCGCCCCGGCCCCTTGACCGATGCCGACACCCGCGCCGCCAGGGCGCTCTACGATCTGCTGACCCGGCTGGGCGGCGAAGGCTTCAAGGCCCAGGCCGGCCCCTTCCTGCCCGAAATCTTCAACGATCCCACCGCCGCGGACCCGAATGCCGGCTGA
- a CDS encoding 6-phosphogluconolactonase: MIKSLIPGLLVPALFVAGPALANIAYVSNEKGNSVTLIDTDTLEVIRTVDTGQRPRGITISPSGHELYLCASDNDTVEVYDPKTMELLHTLPSGPDPELFVLHPSGNPLYIANEDDNIVTVVDVEKHTVLAEIPVGVEPEGMGVSPDGKYVVNTSETTNMAHFINTETFELDINTLVDSRPRFAQFNDDGSKLYVSAEIGGTVSVIDPASGDVLDKIGFQVPGIVPEALQPVGIRITHDNKTVFVALGPANRVAVIDGETDEVLDYLLVGQRVWQLAFTPDEKYLFTTNGNSNDVSVIDVAARKVVKSIQVGEQPWGVVISPE, from the coding sequence ATGATTAAGTCCCTGATCCCCGGTCTTCTGGTGCCGGCGCTTTTCGTCGCCGGACCCGCATTGGCCAACATCGCCTACGTGTCCAACGAAAAGGGCAATTCCGTCACGCTGATCGACACCGACACGCTGGAGGTCATCCGCACCGTCGACACCGGCCAGCGCCCGCGCGGCATCACGATTTCGCCTTCGGGGCACGAATTGTACCTGTGCGCGTCCGACAACGACACGGTCGAGGTCTATGACCCGAAGACGATGGAGCTTTTGCACACGCTGCCCTCGGGGCCGGACCCGGAATTGTTCGTCCTGCACCCCAGCGGCAACCCGCTGTATATCGCCAACGAGGACGACAACATCGTCACCGTGGTGGATGTGGAGAAACACACCGTTCTGGCCGAGATCCCGGTGGGGGTGGAACCGGAAGGCATGGGCGTCAGCCCGGACGGCAAATACGTGGTGAACACGTCCGAGACCACGAACATGGCGCATTTCATCAACACCGAGACCTTTGAGCTGGACATCAACACGCTGGTCGACAGCCGCCCCCGGTTCGCACAGTTCAACGACGACGGGTCCAAGCTGTACGTTTCGGCCGAGATCGGCGGCACGGTCAGCGTGATCGACCCCGCGTCGGGCGACGTGCTGGACAAGATCGGGTTCCAGGTGCCGGGCATCGTGCCCGAGGCGCTGCAGCCGGTGGGCATCCGGATCACCCATGACAACAAGACGGTCTTTGTCGCGCTTGGCCCGGCCAACCGCGTGGCGGTGATCGACGGCGAGACGGACGAGGTGCTGGATTACCTGCTGGTGGGACAGCGGGTCTGGCAGCTGGCCTTTACCCCGGACGAAAAATACCTGTTCACCACGAACGGGAATTCCAACGACGTGTCGGTCATCGACGTGGCGGCGCGCAAGGTCGTCAAATCAATCCAGGTCGGCGAACAGCCCTGGGGCGTGGTCATATCGCCCGAATAG
- the drrA_1 gene encoding Daunorubicin/doxorubicin resistance ATP-binding protein DrrA, with the protein MAPASPEIAAREVTALEVTGVSHSYGARVALDDVSLSVPRGRFVALLGVNGAGKSTLFNLVTRLFDSHVGDVSICGHPIRTQSRAALAQTGVVFQTRSLDASLSVAQNFRYQGALHGMGWADVRPRMETLLGRIGMADRAGDKVGRLSGGQVRRVEIARALLHDPRLLLCDEATVGLDVKSRADIVADVHRLAADDGVGVLWTTHLIDEIWPEDPVVVLHKGRVLARGPAAQIAQGGDLSDAFLAMTGEDA; encoded by the coding sequence GTGGCGCCCGCGTCGCCCGAAATCGCTGCGCGTGAAGTTACCGCGCTTGAGGTCACCGGCGTCAGCCATTCCTATGGTGCCCGCGTGGCGCTGGACGACGTGTCGCTGTCGGTGCCGCGGGGGCGGTTCGTGGCGCTGCTGGGGGTGAACGGGGCGGGGAAATCGACGCTGTTCAACCTGGTGACGCGGCTGTTTGACAGCCACGTGGGCGATGTTTCGATCTGTGGCCATCCGATCCGCACGCAATCGCGCGCGGCGCTGGCGCAGACCGGGGTGGTGTTCCAGACCCGGTCGCTGGACGCCTCGCTGAGCGTGGCGCAGAACTTTCGCTACCAGGGGGCGCTGCACGGGATGGGCTGGGCCGATGTACGGCCCCGGATGGAAACGCTGCTGGGCCGGATCGGCATGGCCGACCGGGCCGGCGACAAGGTCGGGCGGCTGTCGGGCGGGCAGGTGCGCCGCGTCGAGATCGCGCGCGCCCTGCTGCACGATCCGCGCCTGCTGCTGTGCGACGAGGCGACGGTGGGGCTGGACGTGAAATCGCGCGCCGATATCGTGGCCGACGTGCACCGACTGGCCGCCGACGACGGGGTGGGCGTGCTGTGGACGACCCACCTGATCGACGAGATCTGGCCCGAGGACCCGGTGGTCGTGCTGCACAAGGGCCGCGTGCTGGCGCGTGGCCCGGCGGCGCAGATCGCGCAGGGCGGCGATCTGTCGGATGCCTTCCTGGCGATGACAGGGGAGGACGCATGA
- a CDS encoding putative periplasmic lipoprotein yields MKTRLPLIAALLLPATAHAGLREVAQDHILPGYAAFAQATANLAATAETDCTGDATRAAYQQAFDAWMGISHIQFGPIEDMNLSLAIAYWPDTKNRTGKALAGLIAAEDPIAFDRAAYRDVSIAAQGFFALERLLYDPSIDASDYVCALTGSIAGGLADTATMLSDAWVDYADVLATPGPDNPAYPTPEDAARKVFTALNSGLEFDRDTRLGRPLGTFDRPRPTRAEARLSARSQRNVELSLAALQDLAEKLADDPIPGTLARFDIARASASDLDDPVFDGVDTPMQRFRVEALQQDVRDIQTVMATEIGAALGVSAGFNSLDGD; encoded by the coding sequence ATGAAGACCCGCCTTCCCCTGATCGCCGCCCTTCTGCTGCCCGCCACGGCCCACGCGGGGCTGCGCGAGGTGGCCCAGGACCACATCCTGCCCGGCTACGCCGCCTTCGCCCAGGCCACCGCCAACCTGGCGGCGACGGCGGAAACCGACTGTACCGGCGATGCCACCCGCGCCGCCTACCAGCAGGCGTTCGATGCGTGGATGGGCATCAGCCACATCCAGTTCGGGCCGATCGAGGACATGAACCTGTCGCTGGCCATCGCCTATTGGCCCGACACCAAGAACCGCACCGGCAAGGCGCTGGCCGGGCTGATCGCGGCCGAGGATCCCATCGCCTTTGACCGCGCCGCCTACCGCGACGTGTCCATCGCCGCGCAGGGCTTCTTTGCGCTGGAACGGCTGCTGTACGATCCGTCCATCGACGCCTCCGATTATGTCTGCGCGCTGACCGGTTCGATCGCGGGCGGGCTGGCCGATACCGCGACGATGCTGTCGGACGCCTGGGTCGATTACGCCGACGTGCTGGCCACCCCCGGCCCCGACAACCCCGCCTACCCGACCCCGGAAGACGCCGCGCGCAAGGTTTTCACCGCGCTGAATTCGGGCCTGGAATTCGACCGCGACACGCGGCTGGGCCGCCCGCTGGGCACCTTCGACCGCCCCCGCCCCACCCGGGCCGAAGCCCGCCTGTCCGCCCGCAGCCAGCGCAACGTTGAACTGTCGCTGGCCGCCTTGCAGGACCTGGCCGAAAAGCTGGCCGACGATCCGATCCCGGGCACGCTGGCCAGGTTCGACATCGCCCGCGCCAGCGCATCCGACCTGGACGACCCGGTCTTCGACGGGGTCGACACCCCGATGCAGCGCTTCCGCGTCGAGGCGCTTCAGCAGGATGTCCGCGACATCCAGACCGTCATGGCGACCGAAATCGGCGCCGCCCTGGGCGTCTCGGCCGGGTTCAATTCCCTCGACGGTGACTGA
- a CDS encoding ABC transporter, substrate binding protein, PQQ-dependent alcohol dehydrogenase system, with the protein MRNVLFCAIFAGLWGGAFAGPVRAEVDVTIAFVRVAEKEPLPLSRLEEPAEDDAVSGAELGLADNATTGRFMGQTYALETLTPAPGDAVAEVRAAHEGGLSLFVVQASEDTLKQIADAVPDALVFNVKATDDDLRLTGCKPNVFNVVPSRAMKADALAQYLVWKKWDRWMLIRGSHPEDIAMADAYRRAAGKFGIKIVEERVYEDTGGSRRSDSGHVLVQRQMPIVTQNAKRHDVVVVADENEVFAAYVPYRTWDATPVAGDAGLRVRDWHPANEAWGATQLQTRFEKQSNRYMSDRDYLAWLAVRIIGEAVTRTNSNDPGVLRTYLRSDAFEIPGFKGQALSFRPWNQQLRQGILLADGPMIVTVSPQEEFLHQRTRLDTLGYDEPETECSLDD; encoded by the coding sequence ATGCGCAACGTGCTGTTCTGCGCCATCTTTGCCGGGCTTTGGGGGGGCGCGTTCGCGGGGCCTGTCCGGGCCGAGGTCGATGTGACTATCGCCTTTGTCCGGGTGGCCGAGAAAGAGCCGCTGCCGCTGTCGCGGCTGGAGGAGCCGGCCGAGGATGACGCCGTCTCGGGCGCTGAACTGGGGCTGGCGGACAATGCCACCACCGGGCGGTTCATGGGGCAGACCTATGCGCTGGAGACGCTGACGCCCGCGCCCGGGGATGCGGTGGCCGAGGTGCGCGCGGCCCATGAGGGGGGCCTGTCGCTGTTCGTGGTGCAGGCATCCGAAGACACGCTGAAGCAGATCGCCGATGCGGTGCCCGATGCGCTGGTCTTCAACGTGAAGGCCACCGATGACGATCTGCGCCTGACGGGGTGCAAGCCCAACGTGTTCAACGTGGTCCCCAGCCGGGCGATGAAGGCCGACGCGCTGGCGCAGTACCTGGTCTGGAAGAAATGGGACCGCTGGATGCTGATCCGGGGATCGCACCCCGAGGATATCGCCATGGCGGATGCCTACAGGCGCGCGGCGGGCAAGTTCGGGATCAAGATCGTCGAGGAACGGGTCTATGAGGATACCGGCGGATCGCGGCGCAGCGACAGCGGCCATGTTCTGGTACAGCGCCAGATGCCGATCGTGACCCAGAACGCCAAGCGCCACGACGTGGTGGTGGTGGCCGACGAGAACGAGGTGTTCGCCGCCTACGTGCCCTATCGGACCTGGGATGCGACGCCGGTGGCGGGCGATGCGGGGCTGCGCGTGCGCGACTGGCACCCGGCGAACGAGGCCTGGGGCGCGACCCAGCTGCAGACCCGGTTCGAGAAACAGTCCAACCGCTACATGTCGGATCGCGATTACCTGGCCTGGCTGGCCGTGCGCATCATCGGCGAGGCGGTGACGCGGACCAATTCGAACGACCCGGGCGTGCTGCGGACCTACCTGCGATCCGACGCGTTCGAGATCCCGGGGTTCAAGGGGCAGGCGCTGTCGTTCCGGCCCTGGAACCAGCAATTGCGCCAGGGGATCCTGCTGGCGGACGGGCCGATGATCGTCACGGTATCGCCCCAGGAAGAATTCCTGCACCAGCGCACCCGGCTGGACACGCTGGGCTATGACGAACCCGAGACGGAGTGTTCCCTTGATGATTAA
- the pipB2 gene encoding Type III effector pipB2 produces MRQFVFVLGLAFGLVFAPLAVCAQSALDGVDLHSPAMTEARLSRDEVAARLAAGETDFSRQWLNGLDLSGLDFTGATLRAARLNRVNLAGAVLDGAELSQAWLMEADLTGASMKGAQMFQTQLTRAVLAGADLTGARLAADFTRADLRGAILDGADFSADMKNQSMGLMRGVLRNAEADGASFRGARMMRADLEFASLRGADLSGADLSMATLGGADLTGADVAGAGFVDADLTSARLRDLRGLEPGQLEGAKNLDRALRD; encoded by the coding sequence ATGCGCCAGTTTGTTTTCGTCCTGGGTCTTGCCTTTGGTCTTGTCTTCGCGCCCTTGGCCGTTTGCGCGCAATCCGCGCTGGACGGCGTCGATCTGCACAGCCCCGCCATGACCGAAGCCCGGCTGAGCCGGGACGAGGTTGCGGCCCGGCTGGCGGCGGGCGAGACCGATTTCAGCCGCCAGTGGCTGAACGGGCTGGACCTGTCGGGGCTTGATTTCACCGGCGCCACGCTCAGGGCCGCACGGCTGAACCGGGTGAACCTGGCCGGCGCCGTGCTGGACGGCGCCGAGCTGAGCCAGGCCTGGCTGATGGAGGCGGACCTGACCGGCGCATCAATGAAGGGCGCACAGATGTTCCAGACGCAACTGACCCGCGCCGTGCTGGCCGGGGCCGACCTGACCGGCGCGCGGCTGGCGGCGGATTTCACCAGGGCCGACCTGAGGGGCGCGATCCTGGACGGGGCCGATTTCAGCGCCGACATGAAGAACCAGTCCATGGGGCTGATGCGCGGTGTGCTACGCAACGCCGAGGCCGACGGCGCCAGCTTTCGCGGCGCCAGGATGATGCGGGCCGACCTGGAATTCGCGTCGCTGCGCGGCGCGGACCTGAGCGGGGCCGACCTGTCGATGGCGACGCTGGGCGGCGCGGACCTGACCGGCGCGGATGTCGCCGGGGCGGGTTTTGTCGATGCCGACCTGACCTCGGCCCGGCTGCGCGATCTGCGCGGGCTGGAACCGGGGCAGCTGGAGGGCGCGAAGAACCTCGACCGCGCGCTGAGGGACTGA